The Fragaria vesca subsp. vesca linkage group LG2, FraVesHawaii_1.0, whole genome shotgun sequence genome includes a window with the following:
- the LOC101309314 gene encoding uncharacterized protein At1g47420, mitochondrial-like, whose product MEKMIALRSLYRSLSSRSYRTAAAAATHHLPRHHHHSAAGAARTLFNFASPNSKNQSFDEQRSPLSTSLGRVRCFSNDVGHFPEIKDPQLLYAFKDLMAANWDELPSTLVTRVKAALSKNTDDQAGKEHLTNVLRAAEAVEEFGGMVMQLKMDMDDSVGISGENVKKLSDEYVNALKTIYSRYAAYLDAFGPDETYLRKKVETELGTRLIYLKMRCSGIGSEWGKVSVLGTSGLSGSYVEQRA is encoded by the exons ATGGAGAAGATGATAGCTCTCAGATCCCTCTACCGTTCTCTCTCTTCCAGATCTTACCGAACCGCCGCCGCCGCCGCCACCCATCATCTGCCACGTCACCACCACCACTCCGCCGCCGGCGCTGCTCGAACCCTCTTCAACTTCGCTTCCCCAAACTCCAAGAACCAATCTTTCG ATGAACAGAGGTCTCCTCTTTCGACGAGTTTGGGGAGGGTGCGGTGTTTCAGTAACGATGTGGGTCATTTTCCTGAGATTAAAGACCCTCAGCTGCTCTACGCTTTCAAGGACTTGATGGCTGCAAATTGGGATGAGCTCCCTAGTACTCTTGTCACTAGAGTCAAGGCTGCATTGTCTAAGAACACTGATGACCAGGCTGGCAAAGAGCATCTCACCAATGTGTTGCGTGCCGCCGAAGCTGTGGAGGAGTTTGGAGGGATGGTTATGCAGCTGAAGATGGATATGGATGACAGTGTTGGTATCAGCGGAGAG AATGTGAAGAAGTTGTCGGATGAGTATGTGAATGCGCTGAAGACGATTTACAGTCGCTACGCTGCCTATTTGGATGCATTTGGGCCTGATGAGACCTACTTGCGGAAGAAGGTGGAGACTGAGTTGGGAACCAGGCTGATATACTTGAAGATGAGGTGTAGCGGCATTGGTTCTGAGTGGGGAAAG GTCAGCGTTCTCGGAACTTCTGGACTGTCAGGGTCATACGTTGAGCAAAGAGCTTAG
- the LOC101309898 gene encoding probable carboxylesterase 2-like has protein sequence MGSNEVLLDVSPYARVLKDGTIERLNGTQVVPAGLDPLTGVLSKDIVICPQTGVSARLYKPNITETSQKLPLIVYYHGGAFCIASAAEPLYHNCLNMLVAEARAIAVSVNYRLAPEHPLPIAYEDSWAALEWVFGGEELDEWVKDHVDLERVFLVGDSAGANIAHHLALRVKKSDPDPKVKIAGIGMIHPYFWGKDPIGREVADSFRKSMVDTWWSFVCPSEKGSDDPLINPFIDGSPSLEGLACGKVLVLVAGEDILRDRGRLYYDELVKSNGAGSKELIETEGEDHVFHIFNPNSEKAKSLIKDLGSFINQK, from the coding sequence ATGGGTTCCAATGAAGTCTTACTCGATGTTTCTCCGTATGCGAGAGTACTTAAAGATGGAACAATCGAGAGACTTAACGGAACCCAAGTTGTTCCGGCCGGGTTAGACCCTCTAACCGGAGTTCTATCCAAAGACATCGTCATTTGCCCGCAAACCGGTGTCTCAGCCAGACTTTACAAACCCAATATCACTGAAACCAGTCAAAAGCTTCCTTTGATCGTTTACTATCACGGTGGAGCTTTCTGTATAGCTTCAGCTGCTGAGCCACTCTACCACAACTGCCTCAACATGCTTGTTGCTGAGGCCAGAGCCATTGCTGTTTCTGTAAACTACAGATTAGCCCCTGAGCATCCCCTGCCGATTGCCTACGAGGATTCTTGGGCTGCGCTTGAATGGGTCTTCGGTGGTGAAGAACTTGACGAGTGGGTTAAGGATCATGTTGATTTGGAGCGAGTGTTTTTGGTGGGAGATAGTGCTGGGGCTAATATTGCACACCATTTGGCCTTGCGGGTCAAGAAGTCCGACCCGGATCCGAAGGTGAAGATTGCTGGGATTGGGATGATACATCCTTACTTCTGGGGGAAAGATCCGATTGGCCGGGAGGTGGCAGATTCGTTCAGAAAGTCGATGGTGGATACATGGTGGAGTTTTGTGTGCCCATCGGAGAAAGGGAGTGATGACCCGCTTATTAACCCGTTTATCGACGGATCCCCAAGTCTGGAGGGGTTGGCTTGTGGTAAGGTGCTTGTTCTTGTTGCAGGAGAAGACATACTGAGGGACAGAGGGAGGCTTTACTATGATGAACTGGTGAAGAGCAACGGGGCAGGAAGCAAAGAGTTGATTGAAACAGAAGGGGAAGATCATGTGTTCCATATCTTCAATCCTAATAGTGAAAAGGCTAAGAGCTTGATCAAGGATTTGGGTTCTTTCATAAATCAAAAATAG
- the LOC101310187 gene encoding 26S proteasome non-ATPase regulatory subunit 14-like: protein MSGMERLQRMFAGAGGALGHPPPDSPTLDSSEQVYISSLALLKMLKHGRAGVPMEVMGLMLGEFTDEYTVKVVDVFAMPQSGTGVSVEAVDHVFQTNMLDMLKQTGRPEMVVGWYHSHPGFGCWLSGVDINTQQSFEALNQRAVAVVVDPIQSVKGKVVIDAFRLINPQTMMLGQEPRQTTSNLGHLNKPSIQALIHGLNRHYYSIAINYRKNELEEKMLLNLHKKKWTDGLTLKRFDTHSKTNEQTVQEMLSLAVKYNKAVQEEDELSPEKLAIANVGRQDAKKHLEEHVSNLMSSNIVQTLGTMLDTVVF, encoded by the exons ATGTCAGGGATGGAGAGACTACAGAGGATGTTCGCCGGCGCCGGAGGAGCTCTGGGTCACCCACCCCCGGATTCGCCCACTCTCGATTCCTCAGAACAGGTCTACATCTCCTCGCTCGCGCTGTTGAAGATGCTAAAGCACG GAAGAGCGGGGGTGCCTATGGAGGTCATGGGCTTGATGCTGGGAGAGTTTACTGATGAGTATACTGTTAAGGTTGTGGATGTGTTTGCTATGCCGCAGAGTGGTACTGGTGTTAGTGTCGAAGCAGTCGATCACGTGTTCCAGACTAACATGCTCGATATGCTCAAGCAGACCGGAAG GCCGGAGATGGTTGTAGGGTGGTACCATTCGCATCCTGGATTCGGCTGTTGGCTATCTGGTGTGGACATTAATACACAGCAG AGCTTCGAAGCTTTGAATCAACGTGCTGTGGCTGTGGTGGTGGATCCCATTCAGAGTGTGAAGGGGAAGGTGGTCATTGATGCCTTCCGCCTTATCAACCCACAGACTATGATGCTTGGTCAAGAACCTCGGCAGACCACATCCAATCTTGGCCATCTTAATAAACCATCTATTCAA GCTTTGATCCATGGTTTAAACCGGCATTATTACTCTATAGCAATCAATTACAGGAAGAATGAACTCGAGGAGAAGATGTTGCTTAACCTTCACAAGAAGAAATGGACTGATGGGCTGACCCTAAAACGTTTTGATACTCATTCAAAAACAAATGAGCAAACTGTTCAG GAGATGTTGAGCCTAGCTGTCAAGTACAACAAGGCCGTGCAGGAGGAGGATGAGTTGTCTCCAGAGAAGCTTGCTATTGCAAATGTGGGAAGACAAGATGCCAAGAAGCACCTAGAAGAACATGTCTCCAACTTAATGTCCTCAAACATAGTCCAGACCTTGGGAACCATGCTCGATACTGTTGTGTTCTAG
- the LOC101310485 gene encoding patatin group A-3-like, protein MERARSFLQSPTYGNLVTVLSIDGGGIRGIIPGTMLSFLESELQKLDGEDARLADYFDVIAGTSTGGLVTAMLTAPDENNRPLFAAKDINDFYLEHCPKMFPQHSTPLIGEAVEMLKAVKGPKYNGKYLHDIVKEKLGDVTLNKTLTNVIIPTFDIKRLQPIIFSSYEVKKKDSLNALLSDICIATSAAPTYLPAHHFQTKDCSTGEAREFDLIDGGVAANNPALVALSEVTKEIHQGNPDFFPIKPNEYGRFLVISLGTGSAKCEEKYEATNAGRWGVLGWLTGGGSCPLVDVFTQASSDMVDYHLSTVFQALHSEKNYLRIQDDTLEKTVCSVDIATHENLNNLVKVGEELLKKPVSRVNMETGMFEPAHQSTNEEALVRVAGILSRERRVREMRSPHGKAAVAAARAGKLGHVEINQPSTNRTNVVSIPKH, encoded by the exons ATGGAGAGAGCACGATCATTCCTTCAGTCTCCCACTTATGGAAACCTCGTCACTGTTCTTAGCATCGACGGAGGTGGAATAAGAGGGATTATTCCCGGGACTATGCTCAGCTTCCTAGAATCCGAGCTTCAG AAGCTGGATGGTGAAGATGCAAGACTGGCAGATTACTTTGATGTTATCGCAGGCACCAGCACAGGTGGTCTTGTCACTGCTATGCTTACTGCCCCAGATGAAAATAACCGTCCCCTATTTGCTGCTAAAGATATTAACGATTTTTATCTTGAACACTGCCCTAAGATGTTCCCCCAACACAG CACCCCACTTATTGGTGAAGCTGTAGAAATGTTAAAAGCTGTGAAAGGGCCAAAATATAATGGGAAGTATTTGCATGATATAGTCAAGGAAAAGCTGGGAGACGTAACATTGAACAAGACATTGACTAACGTCATAATCCCAACTTTTGATATAAAGAGGCTTCAGCCAATCATCTTCTCCAGCTATGAG GTTAAAAAGAAGGATAGCTTAAATGCTTTACTCTCCGACATATGCATTGCAACTTCAGCAGCCCCAACTTATCTCCCAGCACATCATTTTCAAACCAAAGATTGCAGCACCGGAGAAGCAAGAGAATTTGACCTGATTGATGGTGGAGTCGCTGCTAATAATCCG GCCTTGGTCGCTCTAAGCGAAGTAACAAAAGAAATCCATCAAGGAAATCCTGACTTCTTTCCTATAAAACCAAATGAGTATGGGCGATTCCTCGTGATATCACTGGGTACTGGTTCGGCGAAATGCGAGGAGAAGTATGAGGCCACAAATGCAGGTAGGTGGGGCGTTTTGGGGTGGCTAACCGGAGGCGGTTCATGTCCACTGGTTGACGTTTTTACTCAAGCCAGTAGTGACATGGTTGACTATCACCTCTCTACGGTCTTCCAAGCTCTTCATTCTGAGAAAAACTACCTTCGGATTCAAGACGATACGCTGGAGAAAACAGTGTGTTCAGTGGACATTGCTACCCATGAAAACTTGAACAATCTTGTAAAAGTTGGAGAGGAATTGTTAAAGAAACCGGTTTCCAGGGTGAACATGGAAACTGGTATGTTTGAGCCTGCCCATCAGTCCACAAATGAAGAGGCTCTCGTAAG GGTAGCAGGAATTCTGTCTAGAGAGAGGAGGGTTCGTGAAATGAGATCACCCCATGGGAAGGCTGCAGTCGCTGCAGCTAGGGCTGGCAAATTGGGCCATGTTGAAATTAACCAACCGAGTACCAACCGTACCAACGTAGTTAGTATACCAAAACATTAG
- the LOC101311064 gene encoding probable carboxylesterase 2-like, translated as MLVAGARAIAISVSYRLAPEHPLPIAYEDSWAALEYVFGGEELDEWVKDHVDLKRVFLVGYSVGANIAHHLALRVKKSNPDPKVKIVEEVDGGYMVEFCVPIGERG; from the exons ATGCTTGTTGCTGGGGCTAGAGCCATTGCTATTTCTGTTAGTTACAGATTAGCCCCTGAGCACCCACTGCCAATTGCCTACGAGGATTCATGGGCTGCGCTTGAATATGTCTTCGGTGGTGAAGAACTTGATGAGTGGGTCAAGGATCATGTTGATTTGAAGCGAGTGTTTTTGGTGGGATATAGTGTTGGGGCTAATATTGCACACCATTTGGCCTTGCGGGTCAAGAAGTCCAACCCGGATCCGAAGGTGAAGATCGTTGAGGAAGTCGATGGTGGATAC ATGGTGGAGTTTTGTGTGCCCATCGGAGAAAGGGGGTGA